GAATATAGAGAACGAGTTCAGCCGACGATCTCGTTTGGTTCACGTCTAAATACGTGAACCAACTGTTCAGTAGACCTGCGAACGTACCGATTTCTATTTCGGTATGGCGAAAATCATATGAGATTTCTTACCAGATTTTAACTAATGCATTTCAGACGAAAATTCCTCGCCTCATCGGGTGCTGGTCTTATAGGGGTCGGGGTTGCAGGCTGCCTTTCGGGAACGAATACCCTCTCTGCCGAGTGGCTCCAATTGAAAGCCATTAGTGTTGAATGGACTCACAGCGGACGCGCGTATCAAGACCAGATTCTTCAGTTGATGTCCGATGGAGAAGACGAGCTAAGGGGTAGAGTGGCATCAGAATATAATGGTGTCATTTCTTCTCCTTCCGAAGTTACTGCTTCGGAGGACTTTCATGATGACCTCCAGTTCGATTTCGAGGCGATAAAATACGTCGTTGGGTTTTGCGGGAGCGACTTCGATTCGGACGATGAGTTTGGGTGTCTGAATACAGGAACCCCCCGAGAAGATTTTAATGCTGTTCAATTCGGTGACCAAGCTGATGTCGAAGTAAGGGATAACCAATTCCACATTCACGACGTTCAGAGCGGGGGTATCTCGGAATGGAATACTGACATCAATGAATTTGAATGGTCTGAGAAGCATGACTATCCAATTGATAAGTAGATCACCTGTATTTAGCGATCAGCGCCTTCGCAAATCGAGCCACATTCGCGCCCTGGGTCTTGTTTAGACGGTCGAAATCATCAGAGTTAGGCCCTGAGCGATTGTTCGATGTTTCTGACGGCGGCCTTAAGGACGAGTTCTCGGAACTGTCCAAACCACGTTCTTGCCTTAAGTGTTGAACCGAATCGCTTGCGCAACGCGAAAAACATCGATTCTGCGATAGACCGTTGATGGTAGGTTTCATCATTAATCCGAGCATTGTGTGTGGCATCGAGCGAGTAGAACTCACGATGCTTGATCACCGGTCTAATCCCCTCGTTTCGCAGCATCTGGCGGAGTTCATCCCAATCAAACCCTTTGTCAGCGACGACGGTTTCCACGTTGCTGAGGTTTCTTTTCAGGACTTGCCACGCAATCTGCGTGTCATGTGGTAGGTTCATCGAGCAGTGTATATCGAGAATAGCTCGCGTGGAACAGTCTACGAGAATAGTGGTTTTGACCGACTCAAACGTCCCTTTGACGCGTTTTGCGTAGTTATGGCTGGACGAGCGATGAGCGATGCAGGTTGAGTCGATTGCTTGTACCTCTCCGGTATCGAATAGTTCCGCCGACAGCTGCAACAGCATCCGCCAGACGGGCATCTTGAGATCCTGTTTTCGAACACAAACGGTGGTGAAGTCCGGCAACTCATCCGGTGAAAGGCCGAGTTTGGCGACAATAGCTGGCATTTCTCGAAGAACGTCTAGCAACCGTCGGTAGGAGTGATCGAGGTATTCCCGAAGACCATGGATCGCTACGATCACCCAATCAGCGTAGCCACCCTTTCCTTTGCTGAGAGGTTCTTTCGAACCGCTTCCGACAGCTTTTTGAGACAATTCGACGCATCGTTCGGTGAAGCGGGCCAGTTTGGAGTGCACATCCACCTGTGCTCGCTTCATTTCCTAGAATTCCCGACATAGAGGCAATATTACTAGCGTCTAAACACGGCCCGCGCCCTGTATTCAGCAGATCCTGACCGAAATCCCGAGTCGCTGTCACGAGCGGCGTGCTGAATACAGAGCATGAGTTCAGCACGACGATCTCGTTTGGTTCACGTCTAAATACGTGAACCAACTGTTCAGTAGACCTGCGGAGTAACCGCGAACGGTGCGCCACCTACGTTCCAGTTTCCGGATTCGAACTGATCGATGACTGTTCGATCGGTGACTCCCAGAGTAAGATCACAACCGAACCGACGACCAATATTACACCTGCTGCCGAAAGTGCGATTAACGGTGAGACGATATCCGAGATCACGCCGCTTCCGAGCTGAAACGGGATGACGGTTACCGCACTCACCATCGCCATCGCGCTCAAGACAGTTGCACGACCGAGCGTCTCGATGCGGTCGTTCACGTACTGTCCCGCAAGCACTCGCGTCGGCTCAACACACGCCCATCCGACGAACAACGCGACGAGCGCTATCGGAGGTACGAACACCATTCCTGTCAGAAGCCCACCGACGAGGAGCGGGACTGCAATAAACCACCGACGCAATCCGACCCGCTCCTCGATAAGACTGATACGGTAGCTGATTGCCGCCGAGACGAGATTGATCGCTGCATAATACACCCCCAGAAGCGTTTCGACGTTCTCGGTCGAGAGAGCGAGTGTGTAGGGGTCTCCTTGACCGGGAACCGGGAGTAAGAAAGTTAGACGCATATTCAGGTCGGTCACGACGGACTCGAATATCGGCTGGAGGAAAATAAACACGAGATAGGTAACGGCCGAGAACAGCACGAAGTAGTAGACGATGAACGATCGAATGCGACGCTGACCGACAGCCTGTTTGACGACACCCCACGCCTCTCGGATGCCCATCTCGCTCGAGTCGCTTTCCTCGTAAGTCGCCGGTTCGTCCAGCGTCACGATCACGAGCAGGCCTAACCCAGTGAACAGCGCAGCTGCGAGAAACGGGTATGCGAGGTCGAGATCACCGAGGTAGCCACCGACGAGTGACGCACCGACACCGGCCGTCAAGGCAATCGATTGCCCACGTCCACGAACGCGGGTGAACTCGTCACTTGCAGACACGTCCGTGAGCGTTTCATAGACCCACGCATCCTCCGTTCCCGAGCGGAAGTTATAGCCAAGCGACCAACAGATAAAGAGGAGGGCGAACGCGAGAAACGAAGACGCGAACGCGATGCCAACTAACGTCGCCGTAATGAGTGCCGACCCGATGAGAAGGCTGTTTCGGCGCCCAATCCGGTCACCGACGTACCCGGTCGGCATCTCGCCGAGGACTGTCGTAAGGTTGTAAAGCGCCTCGATGATGACGATTTGCGTGAAAGATAATCCCTGCGAGAGAAAATAGAGGTACATGATCGGCCGATAGAACTCGACCGCTTCCGTCGCTTTGTAGAGATAATATTTGAAAACGGCTCTGGTGATCGCCATATCCGAATGGTCACACCACCCATCGGTAATGACTTCGGTAACCACCTGCGTTCTCCGGTTCTCTCTTCGGACTGAAACGTGTGCAGAAACTGCGATGAGTTCCGGATACACGATACTGACAGATCACTCACCTTCATAGATCGACCTTCAACCCGTGCCACATTCGCGCCTTGTATTCCACAGAAGTCGACCGGACTACCGAGATGCTGTCACAAATGGCCTGCTGAATAGAGAGAACGAGTTCAGCACGACGGTTCCGTTTGTGTCTCGCCGAGCCAATAAACCAGCCAGTCAGTAAATCTGCGAACTAACCGCTACGTTTTTCTCGAGTAGTCGATCGGACATACTCTTCTAGTGTCCTCCTCTATAACCCAGAACTCGTACGCGAGGCTATCACAGTTGTCCAGAAGGCGAATCCAGACGGACTCCTCGTAGCGGACCTGTGCCGTCGCACACTCGACGGTATCGCGCCCCCCGGCGTCGACCTCGTCGAGCGATTTGCCCTCCCAGTCGCCGCCGTCGACGCGAGCGAACAGTTCGTAGTCACCGGGCGTCGTTCCCCAGTCGCAGTCCGCGACCTCGCCGTGCACGCGGGCGTCTTCTTTCCCGGGGATCTCGTGGGAGGACCGGTGGACCGTCTCTCCATCCCGGTCGACGCGAAGGTCGAACCGGTGGGGAGCAGAATCCCAGTTGCTTACCGAGAGTCGAGCGAGTTGCATCGGGTGAGTACGTAACTCGGAGACGAGGTCTAGGCACCCGGCGGTCGAAGCCGTCATAGCTCCCGCGAGCGTCCCGAGGAGGGCGCGGCGTCGCATACGACCCGTGGCTCACGTGTAGTAATAGATTTTCTGAATATGGTGTCAGGAGAGACGCCTGTACTTGGCGATCATCACTTTCGCAGATCGGGGGGTCTCGTGGTGTATACGCGTCTTCTATTCAGCAGATCTGACCGAACTACTGACCTGCTGTCAGTAACGGAACGCGAGAGACAGAAAACGAACTCACCAAACCGAGTTCAATTCTCAGGGTTCTGTGTCACGCAGTTCGTAAGAGCCGAATCAGTCATGCTGACCAGAATGTACCCATACCGCCCAACATTTTTCACCGCACAGAGAAGTGACTGACACAGATGCCATCGCGAGATAGTAGACGCGGCTTCCTGTGCGCTTGTTTTGGAGGTATTGTGGCGATGGCCGGGTGCATGTCGTCCAGAACGGACGTTGACCACGGAACACCTCCCTTCGAGAGCGACCCGTGGCCCATGGTACATTTCGATGCACAAAACACCGGTTATACACCCGAGGTGACCGGGCCACAGTCAGCGGTTTCGGAACAGTGGAGTCAGATTACTGCTTACGGAGCGAACGTCGATGTCTCGTGTCCGATACTTGCCAACAATCGAGTCTACACAGGCATGAGTACCGATCGGGCCGTGCTAAGCGCTTTTTCAGCCGCTGATGGAACCGAAGCGTGGCAATTCCAGTCCGGCGTGAGCAGTTCTACCCCGGCTGCCAGCGACGGACGTCTCTACTTCGGCGACGACGGGGTTATTTACGCAATCGACAGCGAAGACGGGACTACAGAGTGGTCCGTCGACACGGATGGCTCGCTGATGACCTCGGTCACGGTCAGAGACGGGACAGTATACACTTGGGGCGGCCCCAGAAGCCGGCGATTGTATGCAATTGACGCAGAGACAGGGGCGATCGAGTGGACACATACAACGGCCGATCTTGACGGTCCCACCAACGATGTCCCGCCCGCTGTCCATGCGGATGGAGTTGTGGTCGCGGTGGATGTCTACAGCGAAAGTTCGAGTGCGTCGCAAATTCGCGGACTAGCGCCGGATGGCGAGGAACAGTGGCGGTACGAGAACCCCACTGGACAGTCATCGATTTCCGCCCCGGTAGTCCAGGACGGACGTGTCTTTGCGTCGGTCGGTGGGCAGGGAATTGTCGCACTCGATAGGATGACTGGGGAGGCCGAGTGGGTCTACCCTGTCGATACTTTTCGAGCAGTGAACGGAATCATGTCTGGTCCAGCCATCGCTGAGGGGGTCGTCTACGGAACCAGTGGTGGCAGAGAACTGGTTGCGATTTCGCAGACAGATGGAACCATCGAGTGGCAAATCGATCTCGGACTCCCCACGATTTCCTCGCCAGTCATCACGGGCCGTCAGTTGTATATCGGGACGACCGATCGGACTGTCGGATCGGACAGAGAGTCCGAAGTCTTCGGAATCGACACTGACGATGGTACGGTCGATTGGCGGTGGACGGCACCGAACCCTGTAACGACAACGGCTAGCATCGGGGACAGTACCCTGTTTGTTGCAACGGATAGGACGCTACACGCGCTTGCATGATAACAGAATCAGCGTATATTTTTATCGAACGAGTTTGAATTGTGTGTGGACAGTTATCCGTTCTAGTTTAGCAGAATTGAGCCGAATTTCGCGCCATATTCGCGCCCTCTATGCAGCAGCGGTCGAGCGTTATACCTGGACACTGTCAGAAACGGCGTGCTGATTGCCGAGTAGACAGCCATCACGCCGCGTCTGTTGATTTCCAGCCAATAGTGATGAGCCAGCCGCTATGTGTAGATGCGAACTGAGCGTTGTACTGTTACTCGTCGTATCCCGGAATCGAGATGGGTTCTCCGGCCTCGTTCAGATTGGCCCAGACATCACCGGTGTGCTCGACGACAACTTCGAATTGATACGTACCTCTCCCATCCTGAGCTCGGGAGTTGAACGATACTACTTCGTGATTGGCGTGACGCTTTGAGGCCGCGGTCAGGCTGTAGACACCATCTCCTGTATCCAAGCCTTGAACTACCATCTTGGGTTCGCCACTAGCGGGCGCATCAACCGTCGTCCAGACTGGACGTTCGGTATTCCCTTCGTGGGAGCCATAAACCAGTGTCAGCCGTACCGGTTCTGTATTCCCGGTATCGCTTCGAACGACGATTCGTTCAAGGGGAGGTTCCGAGGTGGACGCTGCGTCGGTACCGCCGTCAAAAGAAAGGGCAGAACAGCCAGCCAACGCGGTCAGCGTCGTCACTCCGCACGCAAGGAGGCTTCTCCGCGATGTGGACGGGGACAATTCGACCATATCACCGATGTACTACGTCTCGTAGATGAAAATTTCGGTACTGCTATCTACACACTCTACACGAAGCGATTACTCTCCCACGTGATCGGCCACCAACTCGTGCCACATTCGCGCTTTGTATCTTGCACCGACTCGACTAACTACCACAATGCTGTCAGAAAGTGCGTGCTGACTACAGAGCATGAGTTCAGCACGTTGGCTTCATTGGTTTCCCGTTGAAGCCGATGAACCAACCGTTCAGTAGACCTGCGAGTTGAACGATATTGAGGCAGACCGCAAAGAAACGGATTGGGTTGGAAAGCAAAACTATGTAGATGCCTTCCAGCGGTTACGGGTCTTGGCGGCGAGAATACCACCTGCAGCAGCAAAAACGCCGAGAACGGGGACGAGAGCGAGGACCATCACCGCTGAATAGATACCTGTTATGAACACAAAATCGCCATACCCAAGGCGAATCGGTAAGCCTTCGAAAAGAAAGAACACGAGTGAAACGGTAAAGAAACCGATTCCAGTGAGAACGCCGCCCCACCCAGCTTTAATCAGTTCATCGTCATACCGTTCACAGGACCACCCGATTGCGATACCTACGAGGAGGCTTATTGAAACAAGCGTTGATGCGCCTCCTAGTGGGCCGAATGCGAGCGCCCCTCCTGTTCCAAACCCAGCAGCAAGGACGATCCGTTTCCAATGAACCTCAGTAGTTGCCATAATAATCCTTATATTCGATACAATTAAAATACTGCGGAAAGTCAAAGCAGTAACATCCTGTTTCTTATGTATTTCACCCGTGCTGAACGATCATTGACTTCGTAAATTGAGCCAAGGTGCCACATTCGCGCGTTCTATGCAGCAGCGACTGCCCATTCTGCGTGAATACCGTCAGAAACGCGCTGACTACGGAGCATACATCCATCACGTCGCGTCTATTACTTTCCAGCCGATGGGGGCTAAACCAGCCACTATGTGGAGATGCGGACATACCGCTGAGGTTCCTCCCAGTTTCAGATGATGTCCAGCGAGTCGTGCTGAATACAGGGCGCGTCTCACCCGAGAAACGCTACGCGAATCATGTGGTTCCAGTGAACTGAAAGCGGAATATCTTTCTTATCGAAGACGGAGACGTTTCGTATGCCCTCCAGAAGAAAATTGCTAGCCGCCGTCGGCAGCGTGGCCGTCGCCGGGATGGCTGGCTGTAGCGGGTCAGGCTCGGGCGGTTCCGATACGGTCGATTGTCAGACGGCCGCCTCCGATCACGGTGATGGGGACGTTCTCGACAATGCCGCAAGCGGGACAGTCGAAGACGGCGACGTGAGACTCGCAATCCCGCTGTCAGTCGACGATGTCCGAGAAAATGATGTCGACAGACTCGACGTGTACGACGCGACAGACGCGCTGGCGTACACGATCCCGGTGTCGACGGACGACGCCGGGCTAATGGCGAACAAGGTAGGCGTGAACGAGGGCCAACTCCTGTATGAGCAATCTCTTGGTCGCCGACCATTCCACGGTCAATACCGGATCGTCGCGGTGAACACAGCCGGCGAAATCGTCGATTCCGTCATCGTCGAGTTCAATTGTTTCTCCGACGTTAGCGACTGACCGGCCGTTCCGTACACCGGTAAGTCGTTCCACCCCTTAGATAACGAATTCGCCCGTCTGTACCGGCCTGCTGAACACATCCTCTCTGTCCAGCACGCTATTTGTGACAGTGTTCAGGTAGATCGCGGAGCTGTTGCTGAATACAGGGCGCGACTGTCGCACGAGATTCGACCCGATTTACGACGGTGGTGATCGCTCAATACAGGAGATCTATGTACTGTTTAGTAGATCTTCCACGAAGCCCGAATCGTCATGTTTCCTGCAATATTGAGTTACTCACAGCGGTCGTACAATTGATGTTCCACACGTGATGGCGGCGTCCCAAGATGTCGAGCGGTGTTATATGGTCGCATAGATGACAACTATCACGACCGGAACGGCAAGCAAAGTGATTGCGCTAACGATCGGTCGATCGCGTCGAGACGCCGCTGCGGCGTAGAATCCGGCGAAGACGGCGATCGTTCCGAGAAACCGTAACAGTTCCGCCAGGCGGAGCTCGGCGACACCGGACAGCAGGGCGGCTGAGACCGAGACCTCTCCCGCCAATGCAGGCCCGACGATGAACCAGGCAATACCCGCAATCCGCTGAGCGAAGACCCCCCAGACTGCGACGGTGCCGATTTCCCAGGCCGCCGCTGTCGGACGGTTGCGGACGTACGCGAGGGTTGCAACCACGACGGGCACCAGAGCGATGACTCGTTCCAGTTCGAGCGTCCAGGTCGTCGATTGTACCAATAAGAACACCTGCAAAACTAGCCCGAGCACGACGATGCCTCCAAGCAAGCCAGCAAACGTGAGCCTGTCCAGGTCGGCGACCGACGAGCGAGAGAATGGCGAAGTGGGCATACCACACTATCTTGGGTTGCCGATAAGTGCTTTCTGTAGTACAAATGTGTGAAGGAGACGGCTGTTGACGCCGTCGCTCAGGTATCCAGGTCGTCCGTCGGGTGATCAGTGCGCACGTGCACCTACCACGTTACTTCTATCAGATGCCAGTGGTGTTGGCAGAGGCGTGCGGAATACGAGGCGCGTATCTCGAACAACGTCTCTCAATTTTCGAGATCACCTTCGATAACTGTTAACACGATACGCGGGGAAACTGTACTCGTGACGCGTGACCTCGTTACTACCGCGAACGAAAACCTGCGGCGTGCCTTTGGCATACTGGCAGACGAAGCCCAATCCGGCGAGT
The nucleotide sequence above comes from Halosolutus halophilus. Encoded proteins:
- a CDS encoding PQQ-like beta-propeller repeat protein, whose translation is MAGCMSSRTDVDHGTPPFESDPWPMVHFDAQNTGYTPEVTGPQSAVSEQWSQITAYGANVDVSCPILANNRVYTGMSTDRAVLSAFSAADGTEAWQFQSGVSSSTPAASDGRLYFGDDGVIYAIDSEDGTTEWSVDTDGSLMTSVTVRDGTVYTWGGPRSRRLYAIDAETGAIEWTHTTADLDGPTNDVPPAVHADGVVVAVDVYSESSSASQIRGLAPDGEEQWRYENPTGQSSISAPVVQDGRVFASVGGQGIVALDRMTGEAEWVYPVDTFRAVNGIMSGPAIAEGVVYGTSGGRELVAISQTDGTIEWQIDLGLPTISSPVITGRQLYIGTTDRTVGSDRESEVFGIDTDDGTVDWRWTAPNPVTTTASIGDSTLFVATDRTLHALA
- a CDS encoding IS5 family transposase, encoding MHSKLARFTERCVELSQKAVGSGSKEPLSKGKGGYADWVIVAIHGLREYLDHSYRRLLDVLREMPAIVAKLGLSPDELPDFTTVCVRKQDLKMPVWRMLLQLSAELFDTGEVQAIDSTCIAHRSSSHNYAKRVKGTFESVKTTILVDCSTRAILDIHCSMNLPHDTQIAWQVLKRNLSNVETVVADKGFDWDELRQMLRNEGIRPVIKHREFYSLDATHNARINDETYHQRSIAESMFFALRKRFGSTLKARTWFGQFRELVLKAAVRNIEQSLRA
- a CDS encoding MFS transporter, producing MAITRAVFKYYLYKATEAVEFYRPIMYLYFLSQGLSFTQIVIIEALYNLTTVLGEMPTGYVGDRIGRRNSLLIGSALITATLVGIAFASSFLAFALLFICWSLGYNFRSGTEDAWVYETLTDVSASDEFTRVRGRGQSIALTAGVGASLVGGYLGDLDLAYPFLAAALFTGLGLLVIVTLDEPATYEESDSSEMGIREAWGVVKQAVGQRRIRSFIVYYFVLFSAVTYLVFIFLQPIFESVVTDLNMRLTFLLPVPGQGDPYTLALSTENVETLLGVYYAAINLVSAAISYRISLIEERVGLRRWFIAVPLLVGGLLTGMVFVPPIALVALFVGWACVEPTRVLAGQYVNDRIETLGRATVLSAMAMVSAVTVIPFQLGSGVISDIVSPLIALSAAGVILVVGSVVILLWESPIEQSSISSNPETGT